One genomic window of Trichlorobacter lovleyi includes the following:
- a CDS encoding phosphatidylserine decarboxylase, which produces MLQHQYIERDSGAVVTEQLLGDRMVRLLYHQVRENSSALFRLLTSSWSSLILGAVNFDRPLLNREGFAARCGIDLSECLDPLQELNTARKLFERRIRYEQCRPLPDDPAAVLSPADARVIVGSLQETALFFLKDKFFSFEELIGPERSFWRHRFADGDFAVFRLTPDKYHYNHLPVSGRVVDFYSIDGAYHCCNPAAVVSMVTPYSKNKRVVTLIDTDVEGGSRVGLVAMVEVVALMIGDIVQAYSDQGYAEPRQVRVGMFLKKGQPKSLYRPGSSTDILFFQPGRVCFAADLLQNQLRSGVVSRFTQGFEKPLVETDIQVRSLLATAAGGARRGSPCNSGKTYHENL; this is translated from the coding sequence ATGCTGCAGCACCAGTATATCGAGCGGGATAGCGGCGCCGTGGTGACCGAGCAGCTGCTGGGGGACCGGATGGTCAGGCTGCTCTACCACCAGGTCCGGGAGAACAGCAGCGCCCTGTTCCGTCTGTTGACCAGCAGCTGGTCATCACTGATCCTGGGGGCAGTCAACTTTGATCGTCCCCTGCTGAACCGGGAGGGCTTTGCCGCCCGCTGCGGGATTGATCTGAGTGAATGCCTTGATCCCCTGCAGGAGCTGAATACCGCCCGCAAGCTCTTTGAACGCAGGATCCGCTACGAACAGTGCCGCCCGCTGCCCGATGATCCGGCTGCGGTACTCTCTCCGGCCGATGCCCGGGTGATCGTCGGTTCGCTGCAGGAGACGGCGCTGTTCTTTCTGAAGGACAAGTTCTTCAGCTTTGAGGAGCTGATCGGGCCTGAGCGCAGCTTCTGGCGCCACCGTTTTGCCGACGGCGACTTTGCCGTGTTCCGTCTGACCCCGGACAAGTATCACTACAATCATCTCCCGGTCAGCGGGCGGGTGGTTGACTTCTACAGCATTGACGGTGCCTACCACTGCTGCAACCCCGCCGCCGTGGTCAGCATGGTCACCCCCTATTCCAAGAACAAGCGGGTGGTAACCCTGATCGACACCGACGTCGAGGGAGGCAGCCGGGTCGGGCTGGTGGCGATGGTGGAGGTGGTGGCCCTGATGATCGGCGATATCGTGCAGGCCTACAGTGACCAGGGCTATGCAGAGCCCCGCCAGGTCCGGGTCGGCATGTTTCTGAAAAAGGGACAGCCCAAGAGCCTCTACCGGCCCGGCAGCAGCACCGATATCCTGTTTTTTCAGCCCGGCAGGGTCTGCTTTGCCGCAGACCTGCTGCAGAATCAGCTGCGTAGCGGGGTCGTCAGCCGCTTTACGCAGGGGTTTGAAAAACCACTGGTGGAGACCGACATTCAGGTGCGTTCTTTATTGGCAACGGCAGCGGGCGGCGCCAGGCGGGGCAGTCCATGCAACAGCGGGAAAACATACCATGAAAACCTTTAA
- a CDS encoding glycosyltransferase has translation MKTFKADLHVHSSYSNKPTYWAMRKFNCPESYTSPRQLYQAALARGMTYVTITDHNAIGGALEIAHLPNAFVSAEITTHFPENGCKIHLVVLHISEAQFREIMALRKNVYELTAYLNQERIAHFLAHPLYAQNDKLTIAIIEKCLLLFSVFEIRNGCRASRFNNVTATLVGTLTQTLIERLADKHNLTPLGDEPHRKGVVGGSDDHGGLFIARAHTCSHCGEDLGAFLDAVRQGSTWAEGEHGGPLTMAHSLYGVAHSFYRERFGERRRGATPFVSALLDRFFNLGTDKGSFVEKIRLFVLKNLPEKRSARELGFEELLDSEARQLLNDAPFLEGLKGADLNHKIFMVTSRLANRILYRYTNRLMSLSLQAGFFDYLNTAGTIGLVHLLVSPYYLAFHHQHKGKELIREMAERLPEIPFAPAEEKIALFTDTLDEINGVAMTIHRLISTAQQRGISLTVITSGDGSQAPPAGVKQFQAVGDFVLPEYPELKLSFPPILDVLNYIEKEGITRIHVSTPGTVGLLGLLIARLMNIPVAGTYHTDIPQYVRSLTNDEFLEQAAWSYMVWFYNQMEEVLVPSNGTREQLLSHGLPPEKMKPLPRWVDTEQFSPDKRVERYWLERGLSARTTLLYVGRVSREKGLELLVEAFAGLVDQGADLALAVIGDGPYRSEMEQALGGYPALFTGYLQGHELQRAYASADLFVFPSATDTFGNVVLEAQASGLPVIVSDAGGPRELMRAGETGLLFSAGEAAALTATIRSMTANHLMLSLMGEAARNFVLAKAPHASATYSTILRPGLKPETAYSIPGEPPCPQSCSC, from the coding sequence ATGAAAACCTTTAAGGCAGACCTGCACGTCCATTCCAGCTACTCCAACAAGCCGACCTACTGGGCCATGCGCAAATTCAACTGCCCGGAGAGCTATACCTCGCCCCGGCAGCTTTACCAGGCCGCCCTGGCGCGGGGTATGACGTACGTCACCATCACCGATCACAACGCCATCGGCGGGGCGCTGGAGATCGCCCATCTGCCCAATGCCTTCGTCAGCGCCGAGATCACCACCCACTTCCCTGAAAACGGCTGCAAGATCCATCTGGTGGTGCTGCATATCTCCGAGGCCCAGTTCAGGGAGATCATGGCGCTGCGCAAGAATGTCTACGAACTGACAGCCTACCTCAACCAGGAGCGGATCGCCCATTTCCTGGCCCATCCGCTCTATGCCCAGAACGACAAGCTGACCATTGCGATCATTGAAAAGTGTCTGCTGCTGTTCTCTGTTTTTGAGATCCGGAACGGCTGCCGGGCCAGCCGGTTCAACAACGTTACCGCGACATTGGTGGGAACCCTGACCCAGACGCTGATCGAGCGGTTGGCCGATAAACACAATCTGACCCCTTTGGGTGACGAACCGCACCGTAAGGGGGTGGTGGGCGGCTCCGATGACCACGGCGGCCTGTTCATTGCCCGGGCCCACACCTGCAGCCATTGCGGCGAGGATCTCGGCGCCTTTCTTGATGCCGTCCGGCAGGGCAGCACCTGGGCGGAAGGGGAACATGGCGGGCCGTTGACCATGGCCCACAGCCTCTATGGCGTGGCCCACAGCTTCTACCGGGAGCGTTTCGGCGAGCGCAGGCGGGGCGCCACCCCCTTTGTCAGCGCCCTTTTGGACCGCTTTTTCAACCTGGGCACGGACAAAGGCTCCTTTGTGGAAAAGATCAGACTGTTCGTGCTGAAAAACCTGCCGGAAAAACGCTCAGCCAGGGAGCTTGGCTTTGAAGAGCTGCTGGACAGCGAGGCCCGGCAGCTGCTCAACGATGCCCCCTTTCTGGAAGGGTTGAAGGGGGCCGACCTGAACCACAAGATCTTCATGGTCACCAGCCGCCTGGCAAACCGGATCCTGTACCGCTACACCAACCGTCTCATGTCGCTCTCCCTGCAGGCCGGTTTTTTTGATTACCTCAACACGGCCGGCACCATCGGCCTGGTGCATCTGCTGGTTTCCCCCTACTACCTGGCCTTTCATCATCAGCACAAGGGCAAGGAGTTGATCCGCGAGATGGCGGAGCGGCTGCCGGAGATCCCGTTTGCGCCTGCAGAGGAGAAGATCGCCCTGTTCACCGATACCCTGGATGAGATCAACGGCGTGGCCATGACGATCCACCGTCTGATCAGTACCGCACAGCAACGGGGCATCAGCCTGACCGTGATCACCTCCGGCGACGGCAGCCAGGCACCACCTGCCGGGGTGAAACAGTTCCAGGCGGTGGGCGACTTCGTACTGCCGGAATACCCCGAGCTGAAGCTCAGCTTCCCGCCGATCCTGGATGTGCTGAACTACATCGAGAAGGAAGGGATCACCCGGATCCATGTCAGCACCCCCGGCACGGTCGGCCTGCTGGGGCTGCTGATCGCCCGGCTGATGAACATCCCGGTGGCCGGCACCTACCATACCGACATCCCCCAGTATGTCCGCAGCCTGACCAATGATGAGTTTCTGGAACAGGCGGCCTGGAGCTACATGGTCTGGTTCTACAACCAGATGGAAGAGGTGCTGGTCCCCTCGAACGGCACGCGGGAACAGCTGCTCTCACACGGCCTGCCGCCGGAGAAGATGAAGCCGCTGCCGCGCTGGGTCGATACGGAGCAGTTTTCGCCGGATAAGCGGGTCGAGCGCTACTGGCTTGAGCGCGGTCTCAGCGCCAGGACCACCCTGCTCTATGTCGGCCGGGTCTCGCGGGAAAAGGGGCTGGAGCTGCTGGTGGAGGCGTTTGCCGGGCTGGTTGACCAGGGGGCGGATCTGGCCCTGGCCGTGATCGGCGACGGCCCCTACCGCAGCGAGATGGAGCAGGCCCTTGGCGGCTATCCGGCGCTGTTTACCGGCTATCTGCAGGGGCACGAGCTGCAGCGGGCCTATGCCTCGGCAGACCTGTTCGTCTTTCCCAGCGCCACCGATACCTTCGGCAATGTGGTGCTGGAGGCCCAGGCCTCGGGACTGCCGGTGATCGTCTCCGATGCCGGCGGCCCCCGTGAGCTGATGCGTGCCGGTGAGACCGGGCTGCTGTTCAGCGCCGGGGAGGCGGCGGCACTGACCGCCACAATCCGCAGTATGACCGCCAATCACCTGATGCTTTCCCTGATGGGGGAAGCTGCACGGAACTTTGTGCTGGCAAAGGCGCCACACGCCTCCGCCACCTACAGCACCATCCTGCGGCCCGGCCTGAAACCGGAGACCGCCTATTCCATCCCAGGGGAGCCCCCATGTCCGCAGTCCTGTTCCTGTTAG
- a CDS encoding prolipoprotein diacylglyceryl transferase family protein produces the protein MSAVLFLLAASCLLGAYLWWGFRFLPAERWQIVAAVPTAKDPHGNGWLGINITWYGLLTANAYLVAVAVLLVLLGAVGVPPLGTALLAAAMLCCCVPASRLVARIVEKKAHTFTVGGAVFVGIIITPFLIQLLNRLAGPWLGFQIPVMAAYAAIAIAYAFGEGLGRLACISFGCCYGRPVPQDGGLLHRLFNGRGFVFLGSTKKIAYADGMESVEVLPVQALTAVLYTVCGLLATALFLDARHAAAFLLATTVTQGWRSFSETMRADYRGAGRISAYQVMGLIGVLYAFVMVWLLGGALPVPAQLAVGLQSLWNPALLLFLQGIWCLIFFYTGRSTVTGATLSFHVHRDRI, from the coding sequence ATGTCCGCAGTCCTGTTCCTGTTAGCCGCAAGCTGTCTGCTTGGCGCCTACCTCTGGTGGGGCTTCCGTTTCTTACCGGCCGAACGCTGGCAGATCGTTGCCGCGGTGCCGACCGCAAAAGATCCCCACGGCAACGGCTGGCTGGGGATCAACATCACCTGGTACGGCCTCCTGACCGCCAACGCCTATCTGGTGGCGGTTGCCGTACTGCTGGTACTGCTGGGGGCGGTGGGGGTGCCGCCGCTGGGTACGGCCCTGCTGGCTGCCGCCATGCTCTGCTGCTGCGTACCGGCCTCGCGGCTGGTGGCGCGGATCGTGGAGAAGAAGGCCCACACCTTCACCGTGGGGGGGGCGGTCTTTGTGGGGATCATCATTACCCCGTTTCTGATCCAGCTGCTGAACCGGCTGGCCGGTCCGTGGCTCGGCTTCCAGATCCCGGTCATGGCGGCCTACGCTGCCATTGCGATTGCCTATGCCTTTGGTGAAGGGCTGGGGCGGCTGGCCTGCATCAGCTTCGGCTGCTGTTACGGCAGGCCGGTTCCACAGGATGGCGGATTGCTGCACAGGCTTTTCAACGGTCGCGGCTTTGTCTTTCTGGGCAGCACCAAAAAGATCGCCTATGCCGACGGCATGGAGTCGGTAGAGGTGCTGCCTGTCCAGGCGTTGACGGCCGTGCTCTACACCGTCTGCGGCCTGCTGGCAACGGCACTGTTCCTTGACGCCCGGCATGCCGCCGCCTTTCTGCTGGCCACCACCGTCACCCAGGGCTGGCGCTCCTTTTCGGAAACCATGCGGGCCGATTACCGCGGCGCTGGCAGGATCTCTGCCTATCAGGTCATGGGGCTGATCGGCGTGCTGTACGCCTTTGTGATGGTCTGGCTGCTGGGGGGGGCGTTACCTGTGCCGGCGCAGCTTGCCGTTGGCCTGCAGAGTCTCTGGAACCCGGCCCTGCTGCTGTTCCTGCAGGGGATCTGGTGTCTGATCTTCTTCTACACCGGGCGCAGCACCGTTACCGGGGCCACCCTCAGCTTTCATGTCCACCGCGACCGGATCTGA
- a CDS encoding TIGR04442 family protein, which yields MPTMSHPNQLTLEEALALLKQLVLLDGQGSTSLSRLQVMQLLCARKRALAAADNGFDTLLFELGKQLDEQIRDGAPLAVKIRFNQLTDYFHKLELASGHLNHLAFIGSSQLDVELLVELKHDMEWFEEIEAGLFNRLMVDDLLKSQLLDSFGRRRVKLLVDGLAQIQTVRSQKNDMKFFDLQAVQGIISRLQQLEKEERLFMLLAEIVAEQSRLNQAAMSTPQGREVIRRITTIELRQRHGVEGDIPDELFQKAFELVKLEAIYSNAILPQVVRGNSALRQDFIKKSGLDLFYIEDLEDQYCSRNGIDPALIRCLR from the coding sequence ATGCCAACCATGAGCCACCCCAATCAGCTTACCCTTGAAGAGGCCCTGGCATTATTGAAACAGCTGGTCCTGCTGGATGGGCAGGGCTCAACCAGCCTGTCGCGACTGCAGGTGATGCAGTTGCTCTGTGCCCGTAAACGTGCCCTTGCCGCAGCTGATAACGGCTTTGATACGCTGTTGTTTGAACTGGGTAAGCAGCTGGATGAGCAGATCCGGGACGGTGCCCCGCTGGCGGTCAAAATACGCTTCAACCAGCTGACCGACTACTTTCACAAGCTGGAACTGGCCAGCGGCCACCTCAACCATCTGGCCTTCATCGGCAGCTCGCAGCTTGATGTCGAACTGCTGGTGGAGCTGAAACACGACATGGAGTGGTTTGAAGAGATCGAGGCCGGTCTGTTCAATCGCCTGATGGTGGATGACCTGCTCAAGAGCCAGCTGCTGGACAGCTTCGGGCGGCGCCGGGTCAAGCTGCTGGTGGATGGACTGGCGCAGATTCAGACCGTCAGAAGCCAGAAAAACGACATGAAGTTCTTTGACCTGCAGGCGGTCCAGGGGATCATCAGCCGGTTGCAGCAGCTGGAAAAGGAAGAACGGCTCTTCATGCTGCTGGCGGAGATCGTGGCTGAACAATCCAGGCTGAATCAGGCTGCCATGAGCACGCCCCAGGGGCGGGAGGTGATCCGGCGCATCACCACCATTGAACTGCGCCAGCGCCACGGCGTGGAGGGCGATATCCCGGATGAGCTGTTTCAGAAGGCCTTTGAGCTGGTCAAGCTGGAGGCGATCTATTCCAACGCCATCCTGCCGCAGGTGGTGCGGGGCAATAGCGCCCTGCGGCAGGACTTCATCAAAAAATCAGGACTGGACCTGTTCTACATTGAAGACCTTGAGGATCAGTACTGCAGCCGCAACGGCATTGATCCTGCGTTGATCCGGTGCCTACGCTGA
- a CDS encoding FRG domain-containing protein yields MLATITVHSWDELQQALFADSWNEDLGRYRSRFAFRGLSDVNYRLETTLMRLGGPYAELEHHLLRNFKKYAHQRVVERDSIWHWLSVAQHYGLPTRLLDWTYSPFIAMHFATANIEKSDIDGVVWAVNYVKAHQLLPDVLRHKLEQEGANILTVEMLTEVIRSLSELDAIAQDDVALFFEPPSIDDRIVNQFAFCSVMTSPGMALDSWLANHPETGRKIIIPAALKWEIRDKLDQANITERVLFPGLDGLSRWLKRHYSPR; encoded by the coding sequence ATGCTTGCAACCATCACCGTCCACTCCTGGGATGAACTGCAGCAGGCCCTGTTTGCCGATTCGTGGAACGAGGATCTGGGGCGCTACCGCTCACGTTTCGCCTTCAGGGGGCTGTCCGATGTCAACTACCGCCTTGAGACCACCCTGATGCGGCTGGGCGGCCCCTATGCCGAGCTGGAACACCACCTGCTGCGCAATTTCAAGAAATACGCCCATCAGCGGGTGGTGGAGCGGGACTCGATCTGGCACTGGCTCTCGGTGGCCCAGCACTACGGCCTGCCGACCCGTCTGCTGGACTGGACCTACTCACCCTTTATCGCCATGCACTTTGCCACGGCCAACATTGAGAAGAGCGACATTGATGGGGTGGTCTGGGCCGTGAATTACGTCAAGGCCCACCAGTTATTGCCTGACGTATTACGTCATAAGCTTGAACAGGAAGGCGCGAATATACTGACCGTAGAGATGCTGACGGAAGTGATCAGATCGTTATCCGAGCTGGATGCGATTGCGCAGGATGACGTTGCCCTGTTTTTCGAGCCGCCCTCCATCGACGACCGGATCGTCAACCAGTTTGCCTTCTGCTCGGTCATGACCTCCCCCGGCATGGCGCTGGACAGCTGGCTGGCCAACCATCCTGAAACCGGCCGCAAGATCATCATACCGGCTGCCTTGAAGTGGGAGATCCGCGACAAACTTGACCAGGCCAACATCACCGAACGGGTGCTGTTTCCCGGCCTGGATGGCTTGAGCCGCTGGCTGAAGCGGCACTATAGTCCGCGCTGA
- a CDS encoding methylglyoxal synthase, which translates to MPSYNIIEMGARKRIALVAHDNKKRDLIEWARYNRAILVEHDLYATGTTGALLAESLDLQVTRLQSGPLGGDQQIGAMISQGEIDFVIFFWDPLEPQPHDPDVKALLRIAVVWNIPVACNRSTADFLISSSLMHDPYERLMQDYEEYKQRLKNKA; encoded by the coding sequence ATGCCTTCTTACAACATCATAGAGATGGGGGCCCGCAAACGGATCGCCCTGGTGGCCCACGACAACAAAAAGCGGGATCTGATCGAATGGGCCCGCTACAACCGCGCCATCCTGGTGGAACATGACCTGTACGCCACCGGCACCACCGGGGCGCTGCTGGCGGAATCGCTTGACCTGCAGGTAACCCGCCTGCAGAGCGGGCCGCTGGGGGGCGACCAGCAGATCGGCGCCATGATCTCCCAGGGGGAGATCGACTTCGTGATCTTCTTCTGGGACCCGCTGGAACCGCAGCCCCACGACCCGGACGTCAAGGCGCTGCTGCGGATCGCGGTGGTCTGGAACATTCCGGTGGCCTGCAACCGTTCCACCGCCGACTTCCTGATCTCCTCCTCACTGATGCACGACCCCTATGAACGTCTGATGCAGGACTATGAGGAGTACAAGCAACGTCTGAAGAACAAGGCCTGA
- a CDS encoding protein kinase domain-containing protein → MEKGTMLYHYRIEGPAPYGKGALLMAEHILLGKRFLLKSLTPKLPGTESYRERFYNEAKLLAGMVHPNILQATDFFEHNGGFWLVMEYYNGAALDRMIEHNGPFPQQVALHYAVRLLQGLRFAHDKGVIHRGLTTAIILLDRNGGLKISDFGVALLKYGEDLQEVGQGGEAAFMSPEQILNPFTVTPQSDLYAVGLILYNMLAGRLPFSEESAVDTLMNQFDSTIPDIRTFAPDTHEELAAIVHKALEKDPANRYQSCVEFLAALEAHRVALLPKAPAEGIADSWFRRRRGLVMSSLVSALLLATGGGYYYHWINSYDIILKLQGSNTIGAELAPALAEEFLKKQGAVRIRRVPGNNHEEQLVEGIMEGRRNRAVEIKAHGSTTAFEGLQANACDIGMSSRRIKDDEVKRLSLLGNMTSRANEHVLALDGVAVIVNSTNPVATLTMADTQGLFTGTIPEWKQLNSAAKAAPVHVYARDDKSGTFDTFKSLVLHKEKLVNDAKRFEDSVKLSRDVSGDPNGIGFIGLPYVKSSKAVAISGGAQPILPTPFTVATEDYGLARRLYLYTPGQPKNQRIRDFVEFALSPEGQAIVEKNGFVPLSIRMGNSSISANAPERYRMLAGNAERLSLNVKFAADGQLDNKAYRDLDRLVRALSSKELQGRQLLLFSFTDASSDPHSSLALSHQRVGQVAQELRSRGIMVAAAEGFGSSLPVADNSTKEGRQRNNRVEIWLAKR, encoded by the coding sequence ATGGAAAAGGGAACCATGCTGTACCACTATCGCATCGAAGGGCCGGCCCCCTATGGCAAAGGGGCGCTGCTGATGGCCGAACATATCCTGCTGGGCAAACGTTTTCTGCTGAAATCCCTGACCCCGAAACTGCCCGGCACCGAATCCTACCGGGAGCGGTTCTATAACGAGGCCAAGCTGCTGGCCGGCATGGTCCATCCCAACATCCTGCAGGCCACCGACTTTTTTGAGCACAACGGCGGGTTCTGGCTGGTGATGGAATACTACAACGGCGCGGCCCTGGACCGGATGATCGAACATAACGGCCCCTTTCCGCAGCAGGTTGCCCTGCACTATGCGGTGCGGCTGCTGCAGGGGCTGCGCTTCGCCCATGACAAAGGGGTGATCCACCGTGGCCTGACCACCGCGATCATCCTGCTGGACCGCAACGGCGGGCTGAAGATCTCCGACTTCGGGGTGGCGCTGTTGAAGTACGGCGAAGACCTGCAGGAGGTCGGCCAGGGAGGTGAGGCCGCCTTCATGAGCCCGGAGCAGATCCTGAACCCGTTTACCGTGACCCCCCAGAGCGACCTCTACGCCGTGGGGCTGATCCTGTACAACATGCTGGCCGGCAGGCTGCCGTTCAGCGAAGAATCCGCCGTCGACACCCTGATGAACCAGTTTGACAGCACCATCCCGGATATCAGAACCTTTGCGCCGGATACCCATGAAGAGCTGGCTGCCATCGTCCACAAGGCCCTGGAAAAGGACCCGGCCAACCGCTACCAGAGCTGCGTCGAGTTCCTGGCCGCCCTTGAGGCGCACCGGGTCGCCCTGCTGCCCAAGGCACCGGCCGAAGGGATTGCCGACTCCTGGTTCAGGCGCCGCCGCGGCCTGGTGATGTCATCACTGGTAAGCGCACTGCTGCTGGCAACCGGCGGCGGCTACTACTACCACTGGATCAACTCCTACGACATCATCCTGAAGCTGCAGGGCTCCAACACCATCGGCGCAGAACTGGCCCCCGCGCTGGCCGAAGAGTTTCTCAAAAAACAGGGGGCGGTCAGAATCCGGCGGGTACCGGGCAACAACCACGAAGAGCAGCTGGTAGAAGGGATCATGGAGGGGCGCCGCAACCGGGCGGTGGAGATCAAGGCCCACGGCTCCACCACCGCCTTTGAAGGGTTGCAGGCCAACGCCTGCGACATCGGCATGTCATCCCGCAGGATCAAGGATGACGAGGTCAAGCGGCTGTCGCTGCTGGGGAACATGACCTCCCGAGCCAACGAGCATGTCCTGGCTCTGGACGGGGTGGCGGTCATCGTCAACAGCACCAACCCGGTTGCAACCCTGACCATGGCCGATACCCAGGGGCTCTTCACCGGCACGATCCCTGAATGGAAGCAGCTGAACAGCGCTGCCAAGGCTGCGCCGGTGCATGTCTATGCCCGGGATGACAAATCAGGCACCTTCGACACCTTCAAGAGCCTGGTGCTGCACAAGGAAAAACTGGTGAACGATGCCAAACGTTTCGAGGACAGCGTCAAGCTCTCGCGGGATGTCTCCGGTGATCCCAACGGCATCGGCTTCATCGGCCTGCCCTACGTCAAATCCTCCAAGGCGGTGGCCATCAGCGGCGGTGCCCAGCCGATCCTGCCGACCCCCTTCACCGTTGCCACCGAGGACTACGGGCTGGCCCGCCGCCTCTACCTCTACACACCGGGTCAGCCCAAAAACCAGAGGATCAGGGATTTTGTCGAATTTGCCCTTTCCCCCGAAGGACAGGCCATCGTGGAAAAGAACGGCTTTGTGCCGCTCTCGATCCGGATGGGCAACTCTTCCATCTCGGCCAATGCCCCTGAGCGTTACCGCATGCTTGCAGGCAACGCGGAGCGGCTCTCCCTCAACGTCAAATTTGCCGCCGACGGCCAGCTTGACAACAAGGCCTACCGGGATCTGGACCGGCTGGTGCGGGCGCTTTCCTCCAAAGAGCTGCAGGGGCGTCAGCTGCTGCTGTTCAGCTTCACCGATGCCAGCAGCGACCCCCACAGCAGCCTGGCACTCTCCCACCAGCGGGTAGGTCAGGTGGCCCAGGAACTGCGCTCCCGCGGCATCATGGTGGCAGCAGCAGAGGGGTTCGGCTCAAGCCTGCCGGTGGCCGACAACAGCACCAAAGAGGGCAGGCAGCGCAACAACCGGGTTGAAATCTGGCTGGCAAAACGGTAA